A region of the Psychrilyobacter piezotolerans genome:
ACCTGGGCATCCACTGGAGTGATTATATGATATCCCTTTACGTCATATGTTTTACAACTTCTAGATATATCATGGATATCAAAGTTTGTTACCGATGTAGCAACTGTTTCTTGGTTTCTGTTATACACAGGATAGTGTACTAAACCTAAATATATTTTTTCTCTCATTTATTTTTCTCCTCTTTTCTATTTTTACCACTAATATCCACCAATTACCTCTAAATAAAGTTCTTTTGATACAGATAATAAAATCAGACTTTTAAATCTATGTTAAGATTTTAGCTTTTAATTAGTATTATTCGTGATTAAGTTTTTCTACTTTACTTCTTCTAACTCTTTTGTATAAATATCAATATCATTTATATATACATCCTTTGCATACTTTAGATATTCAATATATTTATCTGATAATTTTTTCTTAACTATGGCAGGATTTCCTATTACCAGGCTTCCTTCCTCAATCTCCAGGTTAGCTCCCACAACAGATCCGGCTCCTACAAGACAATTCTTAGGTATAACTGCACCATTTAATAAAATAGCTCCCATACCGATCACACAGTTGTCTCCAATGGTGCATCCGTGGATAAGTGCATTATGTCCCACTGTAACTCCCTCTCCCAGGGTAACAGGGTAAGGTGCATCTCCATGGACTGTGCAGTTGTCCTGGATATTAGAGGCATTTCCAATGGTGATCTTACTCATATCTCCACGGAGTACAGCTCCAAACCATATACTTACATCTTCACCTAATTCAATATCTCCTATTAAAGTAGCATTAGGAGCTATATAGTTATTTTTTCCAATCTTTGGTGTTTTATTTTTTAAAGAATATATCATAATTAGTTCCCCTCCCTCAACGGTTCCCCAGGGAACCTAGTCTAGATAAATATAAAAGATTGCTTAGCAATCTTTTATATTTATTTGTTAAAATCTTTTATGTCCTCTCTTGCCTCAAAATCTTACTTTGGTCTCTCCCTATTCAGGGAGAAAATCATAAAAAGGAAGAGGGTGGTTTCTAAAGTTCGTCCACGATCTCTTTTAACAGCTTTTTTTCTTCCTTTGTAAATTCACGGCCTTCCAACAGATCAGGCCTTCTCAGATAGGTTCTTTTGAGACTTTCCTTCTTTCTCCACAACTCTATATTTTTATGGTGTCCGGAAAGCAGTATTTCCGGGACTTTCAATCCGTCAAATTCTGCCGGACGGGTATAGTGGGGATGATCCAACAGACCATTGTAAAATGAATCCTGTTCATAGGAATCTTTTTTTATCACACCGGGCAGGAGTCTGGCTATGGAATCAGCTATAACCATGGCTGGCAGCTCTCCTCCAGTCAGCACAAAGTCCCCGATGGAAATCTCTAAATCTACTTTTTCCTCTATAACCCTTTCATCTATCCCTTCATAATGGCCGGCTATTATGGTTATTTCCTCTTCCGAACTGAGCTCATTGGATAAATTTTGATGGAGGGTCACACCCTGGGGAGAGGTATAGATAACCTTTCCAGAGGTATTTTCCAGTGCTCTAAATATAGGCTCAGCCTTTAATACCATCCCTGCTCCTCCGCCAAATGGAGTGTCATCGGCAGTATTGTGTTTATCTGTAGTATAATCTCTTATGTCTATTATATTTATCTCCAGTGACCCGCTGTTTATAGCTCTTTTTATTATACTTTCACTTTTAAACCCGGCAAACATAGCAGGAAAAAGAGTCAAAATATTTATTTTCATGGTCTCATTCCCTCTATCAGATCAAAGGTAACTACCCTTTTTTCAAAATCGATGTCTTTTACAAATTCATCCACTGAAGGAACCATAATTTCTTCCTTTCCCTTACCAATTATATAGATATCATGACCTGCTGTTTCC
Encoded here:
- a CDS encoding gamma carbonic anhydrase family protein; amino-acid sequence: MIYSLKNKTPKIGKNNYIAPNATLIGDIELGEDVSIWFGAVLRGDMSKITIGNASNIQDNCTVHGDAPYPVTLGEGVTVGHNALIHGCTIGDNCVIGMGAILLNGAVIPKNCLVGAGSVVGANLEIEEGSLVIGNPAIVKKKLSDKYIEYLKYAKDVYINDIDIYTKELEEVK
- the trmD gene encoding tRNA (guanosine(37)-N1)-methyltransferase TrmD produces the protein MKINILTLFPAMFAGFKSESIIKRAINSGSLEINIIDIRDYTTDKHNTADDTPFGGGAGMVLKAEPIFRALENTSGKVIYTSPQGVTLHQNLSNELSSEEEITIIAGHYEGIDERVIEEKVDLEISIGDFVLTGGELPAMVIADSIARLLPGVIKKDSYEQDSFYNGLLDHPHYTRPAEFDGLKVPEILLSGHHKNIELWRKKESLKRTYLRRPDLLEGREFTKEEKKLLKEIVDEL